The window ATCCGCGTGTTCCCGCTGTCGAACTGGACCGAGTACGACATCTGGGCCTATATCGGCGCCGAGGACATCCCGCTGCCGGTCATCTACTACGCGCACCGCAGGCCGGTGTTCCGCCGCGACGGAATGCTCTTGGCTGTCCACGAATTCATGCAGCCCACCGCCGAGGAAGAGGTCTTCGAGACCGCGGTGCGGTTCCGGACCGTGGGCGACGTGACGTGCACCGGGTGTGTGGAATCGACGGCGGCTACCGTCGAGGAGGTCATCGCCGAGACCGCGGTGTCGCGGCTGACCGAACGCGGCGCCACCCGCGCTGATGACCGAATCTCCGAGGCCGGTATGGAAGACCGCAAGCGGGAGGGCTACTTCTGATGACTGAATCCAACTCCCGGGTCGCCGCCCTGCTCCCGTCCGGATCGCTGCTGAGAATCGCCACCGCCGGTTCCGTCGATGACGGCAAGTCCACTCTGATCGGCCGGCTGCTTTACGACTCCAAGGCCGTGATGGAAGATCAGCTCGCGGCCGTCGAGCGGACCTCACGCGAACGCGGCAACGACTACACCGATCTGGCGTTGGTGACTGACGGCCTGCGCTCCGAGCGCGAGCAGGGCATCACCATCGACGTCGCCTACCGCTACTTCGCCACGCCCAAGCGGAAATTCATCATCGCCGACACCCCGGGCCATATCCAGTACACCCGCAATATGGTCACCGGTACCTCGACCGCTCAGCTGGTGATCGTGCTCGTCGACGCCCGCCACGGGCTGCTCGAGCAGTCGCGCCGGCACGCGTTCCTGGCTTCGCTGCTCGGTGTGCAGCATGTGGTGCTCGCCGTCAACAAGATGGACCTGATCGGCTGGGATGAGGAGCGCTTCAACTGGATTCGCGACGAGTTCCACGCGTTCGCTGCCCGGCTGGACATTCACGACGTCACCACCATTCCGATGTCGGCGCTCAACGGAGACAACGTCGTCACCGAGTCGGACAGGGCGCCGTGGTACGATGGACCACCGCTGCTGTCCCACCTCGAGGACGTTTACATCGCCGGTGACCGCAACCTTGTCGACGTGCGCTTCCCGGTTCAGTACGTGATCCGCCCGCAGACCGTCGAGCACGCCGACCATCGCAGCTATGCCGGCACCGTCGCCAGCGGTGTGCTGCGTCCTGGCGACGAGGTCGTGGTGCTGCCGAGCGGAAAAACCAGCCGTATCACCGTGATCGACGGTCCGACCGGGCCGGTCAACGAGGCGTTCCCGCCGATGGCGGTCTCGATCAGCCTGGCCGACGACATCGACATCTCCCGCGGCGACATGCTGGCGCGTCCGCAGAATCAGCCGACGGCGACCCAGGAGTTCGACGCGACGGTGTGCTGGATGGCCGACGAGGCGTCGCTGGAGCCCGGCCGCGACTACATCATCAAGCAGACCACTCGCACCACGCGGGCCAGGGTCGTCGGGCTGGACTACCGGCTCGACGTCAACTCGCTGCATCGCGACAAGAGCGCAACGGCGTTGAAGCTCAACGAACTCGGCCGCATCACGCTGCGCACGCAGGTGCCGCTGCTGCTCGACGAGTACGCGCGCA is drawn from Candidatus Mycolicibacterium alkanivorans and contains these coding sequences:
- the cysC gene encoding adenylyl-sulfate kinase, whose product is MTESNSRVAALLPSGSLLRIATAGSVDDGKSTLIGRLLYDSKAVMEDQLAAVERTSRERGNDYTDLALVTDGLRSEREQGITIDVAYRYFATPKRKFIIADTPGHIQYTRNMVTGTSTAQLVIVLVDARHGLLEQSRRHAFLASLLGVQHVVLAVNKMDLIGWDEERFNWIRDEFHAFAARLDIHDVTTIPMSALNGDNVVTESDRAPWYDGPPLLSHLEDVYIAGDRNLVDVRFPVQYVIRPQTVEHADHRSYAGTVASGVLRPGDEVVVLPSGKTSRITVIDGPTGPVNEAFPPMAVSISLADDIDISRGDMLARPQNQPTATQEFDATVCWMADEASLEPGRDYIIKQTTRTTRARVVGLDYRLDVNSLHRDKSATALKLNELGRITLRTQVPLLLDEYARNSATGSFILIDPDTNVTVAAGMVRDAAPASARSASPNTVRNQSLVSADDRLTKGRTLWFTGLSGSGKSSVAVLVEQKLLEHGCPAYILDGDNLRHRLNADLGFSMADRAENLRRLAHIATLMADAGLTVLVPAISPLEEHRELARKVHADQGVEFFEIFVDTPLEDCERRDPKGLYAKARAGEITHFTGIDSPYQRPKNPDLRLTPERGPDELADEVVELLEAPR